From the Pseudomonas sp. SORT22 genome, one window contains:
- a CDS encoding UvrD-helicase domain-containing protein yields MAAGFHSVGVGVSEERPKLPLELIAPAQLPWLRRLAARLLGRGLSRLQAQHRDSWFQGHANGQRTGHADGLREGYEEGRIDGYEAGRQVLVIRDTRPDGHGVPGLDDALFDDWRLALTAELKKRFKADVAQRLPAHAQPSAAQWKMIFSDTPSTCVIAGAGAGKSTSLVLRILLLRHYLGYELDAMTVVTFTRESRKDFINRLVQVFALWQLELSQVQARELVRTFHSRILPLVRSLPGFSQVRAFETLGSEMPGGSEANADSNPFDLRINDAQRQQLNLCYRDLLGSSPRFAELIAGLRREALQLKALDRDHPDVQKRVAVTQLSASRDEELCDTLEDLWFAAGAWPIKGIEPSRETVEINGSRFHFHGHIAELDAYVVLGFDPGENQQYKRPGAKLPVWAEWVIKRTLFQAFCDKPVIWLENYAAAKRLTSSLAGDAVAGPGFDYKVKGELGAAPLLDAFVGAAGFIENLGLEVNKAVGAMSFPAGDTDALFFEALGLYWKALEAHLLGQSPPIMSYNRMFALFGENNPQNLQLLPDPLLRPLAHLMIDEFQDVSPQIVSWLRACLREIRRRGPAMQVGRVAQHSSLLCVGDDWQSIYGWRGSSPKYFMEFAKEFPAPSSTRVMLADNYRSHQHIIDAAEHIVKSAPAISGKKARACGPAAETPLPVKVLERDEASLAETLLEHYRNGESVMLLYRKSSDKAAIAEHLQALVNHEAGLPAAQRRLRQLTYHSAKGLQADAVFMLGDCQHLTHSPYKNQVYRQAGLGRSGDAQAFDNAQKDEVLRLAYVAITRAAKHCYWYVEKPTAEAANLPRASSQVDGRKAFFADERVPG; encoded by the coding sequence ATGGCCGCTGGTTTTCATTCTGTTGGAGTCGGTGTGTCTGAAGAGCGTCCCAAGCTACCCCTGGAGTTGATTGCGCCGGCGCAGTTGCCTTGGCTGCGGCGCCTCGCTGCGCGCCTGCTGGGTCGCGGCCTGAGCCGTTTGCAGGCGCAGCACCGCGACTCCTGGTTCCAGGGCCATGCCAATGGTCAGCGCACCGGTCACGCCGATGGCTTGCGCGAAGGCTACGAAGAAGGGCGGATTGATGGCTACGAAGCCGGGCGCCAGGTTTTGGTGATCCGTGACACCCGCCCCGACGGCCATGGCGTGCCCGGGCTCGACGACGCCCTGTTCGACGACTGGCGCCTGGCGCTGACTGCCGAGCTCAAGAAGCGCTTCAAGGCCGACGTCGCCCAGCGCCTGCCAGCCCACGCCCAGCCGAGCGCGGCGCAGTGGAAGATGATCTTCAGCGACACGCCGTCGACCTGCGTGATCGCCGGTGCCGGCGCCGGCAAGTCGACTTCGCTGGTACTGCGCATCCTGCTGTTGCGCCATTACCTGGGCTACGAGCTGGACGCCATGACCGTGGTGACCTTCACCCGCGAATCGCGCAAGGACTTCATCAACCGCCTGGTCCAGGTCTTTGCCCTGTGGCAACTGGAACTCAGCCAGGTGCAGGCGCGCGAGCTGGTGCGCACCTTCCATTCGCGTATCCTGCCGCTGGTGCGCAGCCTGCCGGGTTTCAGCCAGGTGCGCGCGTTCGAGACCCTGGGCAGCGAAATGCCCGGCGGCAGCGAAGCCAATGCTGACAGCAACCCGTTCGACCTGCGTATCAACGATGCCCAACGCCAGCAACTCAACCTCTGTTACCGCGACCTGCTGGGCAGCAGCCCGCGCTTTGCCGAGCTGATCGCCGGCCTGCGCCGCGAGGCCCTGCAGCTCAAGGCGCTGGACCGCGACCACCCCGATGTGCAAAAGCGTGTGGCGGTGACCCAGCTGTCGGCCAGCCGCGATGAAGAGCTGTGCGACACCCTCGAAGACCTGTGGTTTGCTGCCGGTGCCTGGCCGATCAAGGGCATCGAGCCGAGCCGCGAAACCGTCGAAATCAACGGTAGCCGCTTTCATTTCCATGGCCATATCGCTGAGCTGGACGCCTACGTAGTGCTCGGTTTCGACCCCGGAGAAAACCAGCAGTACAAGCGCCCCGGGGCCAAGCTGCCGGTGTGGGCGGAGTGGGTGATCAAGCGCACCCTGTTTCAAGCTTTCTGCGATAAGCCTGTGATTTGGCTGGAAAACTACGCTGCGGCCAAGCGCCTGACATCGTCCCTGGCCGGTGATGCCGTGGCCGGGCCGGGCTTTGATTACAAGGTCAAGGGCGAGCTGGGCGCGGCGCCGCTGCTGGATGCCTTTGTTGGCGCTGCCGGCTTTATCGAGAACCTCGGGCTTGAGGTCAACAAGGCGGTCGGTGCCATGAGCTTCCCGGCCGGCGACACCGACGCCCTGTTCTTTGAAGCCCTGGGCCTGTACTGGAAAGCCCTGGAGGCGCACCTGCTGGGCCAGTCGCCGCCGATCATGAGCTACAACCGCATGTTCGCCCTGTTCGGCGAGAACAACCCGCAGAACCTGCAACTGTTGCCCGACCCGTTGTTGCGGCCGTTGGCACACCTGATGATCGACGAGTTCCAGGACGTCTCGCCGCAGATCGTGTCCTGGCTGCGCGCCTGCCTGCGCGAGATCCGCCGCCGTGGCCCGGCCATGCAGGTCGGGCGGGTGGCGCAGCATTCGTCGCTCTTGTGCGTGGGCGATGACTGGCAGTCGATCTACGGCTGGCGTGGCAGTTCGCCCAAGTACTTCATGGAGTTTGCCAAGGAGTTCCCGGCGCCGAGCAGCACGCGGGTGATGCTCGCCGACAACTACCGCAGCCACCAGCACATCATCGATGCGGCCGAGCATATCGTCAAATCGGCGCCGGCCATCAGCGGCAAGAAGGCCAGGGCTTGCGGCCCGGCGGCCGAGACGCCGCTGCCGGTCAAGGTGCTCGAGCGCGACGAGGCGAGCCTGGCCGAAACCCTGCTGGAGCACTACCGCAACGGCGAATCGGTCATGCTGCTGTACCGCAAGAGCAGCGACAAGGCGGCGATTGCCGAGCACCTGCAGGCACTGGTCAACCACGAAGCCGGTTTGCCGGCGGCGCAACGGCGCCTGCGCCAGCTGACCTATCACAGCGCCAAGGGCCTGCAGGCCGACGCGGTGTTCATGCTCGGCGACTGCCAGCACCTGACCCATTCGCCGTACAAGAACCAGGTCTATCGTCAGGCGGGCCTGGGCCGCAGCGGCGATGCCCAGGCGTTCGACAACGCGCAAAAGGACGAAGTCCTGCGCCTGGCCTACGTGGCCATTACCCGCGCGGCGAAACACTGCTACTGGTATGTCGAGAAGCCCACGGCAGAGGCGGCCAACCTGCCTCGCGCCTCCAGCCAGGTGGATGGGCGCAAGGCCTTTTTTGCCGACGAGCGCGTGCCTGGCTAG